A genomic stretch from Rhodoligotrophos appendicifer includes:
- the trbL gene encoding P-type conjugative transfer protein TrbL — protein sequence MGGTGVIDQFLQVFTSYIDSGFGLLGGEVAFIATTLIVIDVTLAALFWSWGADDDIIARLVKKTLFVGVFAYLISNWNNLAKIIFDSFAGLGLKASGTSFTTADLLRPGKVAQTGLDAGRPLLESISGLMGYWSFFENFIQIACLLFAWALVLLAFFILAIQLFVTLIEFKLTVLAGFVLIPFGLFGKSAFMAEKVLGNVISSGIKVLVLAVIIGIGSTLFGQFTAGFGGATPTIDDAMAIVLAALSLLGLGIFGPGIANGLVSGGPQLGAGAAVGTGLAVGGALMAGAGAAGLAAKGGAAALSGGAAAVRGGAAAAGGASTAYSLASAGQSGASGVASGLGGVAKAAGSAAVSPLKRAASKATESVQSSFSDGAKSAFETAGGSSTMGTIGGGADAAGSPSSPAGNGPPDWAKRMKRSQGMSHGVSAAAHAVRSGDSHGGGSSINLSESDR from the coding sequence ATGGGCGGCACCGGAGTCATTGACCAGTTCCTGCAGGTCTTCACCAGCTACATCGACAGTGGCTTCGGCCTGCTCGGCGGTGAGGTCGCCTTCATCGCCACGACGCTGATCGTCATCGACGTGACGCTGGCCGCGCTGTTCTGGAGCTGGGGCGCTGATGACGATATCATCGCCCGCCTTGTAAAGAAGACCCTGTTCGTCGGCGTCTTCGCATATTTGATTTCCAACTGGAACAATCTGGCGAAGATCATCTTCGACAGCTTTGCCGGTCTCGGCCTCAAGGCTTCCGGCACCAGCTTCACGACGGCCGATCTGCTGCGACCCGGCAAGGTGGCGCAGACAGGCCTCGATGCTGGGCGGCCCCTGTTGGAGTCGATCTCCGGCCTGATGGGCTACTGGTCCTTCTTCGAGAACTTCATCCAGATCGCCTGCCTGCTCTTCGCCTGGGCCCTGGTGCTGCTCGCCTTCTTCATTCTGGCCATCCAGCTCTTCGTCACGCTGATCGAGTTCAAACTGACCGTCCTCGCAGGCTTTGTTCTCATCCCCTTCGGCCTGTTCGGTAAATCAGCGTTCATGGCCGAGAAGGTGCTCGGCAATGTGATCTCCTCCGGCATCAAGGTGCTGGTGCTGGCCGTCATCATCGGCATCGGCTCGACCCTGTTCGGCCAGTTTACCGCAGGTTTTGGCGGGGCGACGCCCACCATAGACGACGCCATGGCGATCGTTCTGGCCGCCCTTTCCCTTCTCGGCCTCGGCATTTTCGGCCCCGGCATCGCCAATGGTCTTGTTTCCGGCGGTCCCCAGCTTGGCGCGGGCGCCGCAGTCGGAACCGGCCTCGCCGTCGGCGGGGCGCTAATGGCCGGCGCCGGAGCGGCCGGTCTCGCCGCTAAGGGAGGTGCTGCCGCGCTTTCCGGTGGCGCGGCCGCCGTTCGGGGAGGCGCGGCTGCCGCTGGCGGCGCCTCCACCGCCTATAGCCTCGCCTCCGCTGGCCAGTCGGGCGCATCCGGTGTGGCATCCGGCCTCGGCGGTGTAGCGAAAGCGGCAGGCAGCGCCGCCGTCTCGCCGCTGAAGCGCGCCGCATCTAAAGCCACTGAAAGCGTCCAATCCAGCTTCTCGGACGGCGCCAAATCCGCCTTCGAGACCGCTGGTGGTTCCTCGACCATGGGAACGATCGGCGGCGGCGCTGACGCTGCCGGTTCCCCCTCGTCACCCGCAGGCAACGGCCCGCCCGACTGGGCCAAGCGCATGAAACGCTCGCAGGGCATGTCCCACGGCGTCTCCGCCGCCGCCCACGCGGTGCGCTCCGGCGACAGCCATGGCGGCGGCTCCTCCATCAACCTTTCCGAAAGTGACCGCTGA
- the trbK-alt gene encoding putative entry exclusion protein TrbK-alt: MDGKMLARLGAIIFVAVAITATAIEMTRKEEAPAAPSARQLQPSTPDPLRAGQRRCQQLGQKATEDPECRRVWTESRDRFLGTPTPVVPVAPRQNEGQ; the protein is encoded by the coding sequence ATGGACGGCAAGATGCTGGCCCGGTTGGGCGCCATCATATTCGTCGCCGTCGCGATCACCGCGACTGCCATCGAAATGACCCGCAAGGAAGAAGCACCGGCGGCCCCCTCCGCCCGGCAGCTTCAGCCGTCCACCCCCGATCCGCTGCGCGCCGGTCAGCGCCGCTGCCAGCAACTCGGGCAGAAGGCCACCGAAGATCCCGAGTGCCGGCGCGTCTGGACCGAAAGCCGTGATCGATTCCTCGGCACCCCGACGCCTGTCGTGCCGGTCGCTCCCCGTCAGAACGAAGGACAATAA
- the trbJ gene encoding P-type conjugative transfer protein TrbJ, producing the protein MMIRRSRAALVAATILAAPLAVSPMLTAPAYAQFGFGGIVYDPTNYAQNVLTAARTLQQVNQQITQLQNEAQMLINQARNLASLPYSSIQQLQQSVQRTQQLLNQAQNIAFDVQKIDQAFQTQYGAASLSATDQQLVAGARERWQNTVGGLQDAMRVQAGVVGNIDGQRAEMSALAGQSQGATGALQATQAGNQLLALQAQQLADLTALLAANGRAEALSAAEQAAAAEQGREQRRRFLTPGTGYQPGNAQMFKNGN; encoded by the coding sequence ATGATGATCCGCCGTTCCCGCGCGGCCCTTGTCGCCGCGACGATCCTTGCCGCACCGCTGGCGGTCTCACCCATGCTGACCGCCCCGGCATATGCGCAGTTCGGTTTTGGCGGCATCGTCTACGATCCGACCAACTACGCGCAGAATGTCCTGACAGCGGCGCGCACCCTGCAACAGGTCAATCAGCAGATCACCCAGCTTCAGAACGAAGCACAGATGCTGATCAACCAGGCTCGCAATCTGGCGAGCCTGCCTTACTCCTCGATTCAGCAGCTTCAGCAATCGGTCCAGCGTACCCAACAGCTTCTGAATCAGGCGCAGAACATCGCCTTCGACGTCCAGAAAATCGATCAGGCGTTCCAGACCCAATATGGGGCAGCCTCGCTCTCTGCAACGGACCAGCAGCTCGTCGCCGGCGCGCGTGAGCGTTGGCAAAACACTGTGGGCGGTCTTCAGGACGCCATGCGCGTACAGGCCGGCGTCGTCGGCAATATTGACGGGCAGCGCGCCGAGATGTCGGCCCTGGCCGGCCAGAGCCAGGGCGCGACCGGTGCGCTTCAGGCAACCCAGGCTGGCAATCAGCTCCTCGCCCTTCAGGCCCAGCAACTCGCCGATCTCACAGCACTTCTCGCTGCCAATGGCCGGGCCGAGGCATTGTCGGCGGCTGAACAGGCCGCGGCTGCCGAACAGGGCCGTGAGCAGCGCCGCCGCTTCCTGACGCCCGGCACGGGCTACCAGCCGGGCAACGCCCAGATGTTCAAAAACGGCAACTGA
- a CDS encoding VirB3 family type IV secretion system protein: protein MTGLNDQSDEVPGFSVPVHRALTEHILLGGAPRSIAIVNGTLAAALGLGLRLWLVGIALGLLGHFAAVWAAKRDPMFVDVVRRHLRIPGHLGA from the coding sequence ATGACGGGCCTCAATGACCAGTCCGACGAAGTGCCAGGCTTCTCCGTCCCCGTTCACCGAGCGCTGACCGAGCACATCCTGCTCGGCGGCGCCCCGCGTTCGATCGCCATCGTCAACGGCACGCTGGCCGCAGCCCTCGGCCTGGGCCTGCGCCTCTGGCTGGTCGGCATCGCGCTTGGGCTCCTCGGGCATTTCGCGGCCGTCTGGGCGGCCAAACGCGATCCGATGTTCGTCGATGTGGTGCGCCGCCATCTGCGCATCCCCGGTCATCTCGGCGCCTGA
- a CDS encoding TrbC/VirB2 family protein — protein MIRRALRVRRHIATAAAVTYASLILAPAAHASGSSMPWEAPLQSILQSIEGPVAKIIAVIIIIVTGLTLAFGDSSGGARKLIQIVFGLSIAFAASSFFLSFFSFGGGALV, from the coding sequence ATGATCCGCCGTGCCCTGCGCGTCCGCCGCCATATCGCGACGGCTGCCGCCGTCACCTATGCCAGCCTGATCCTCGCCCCCGCTGCCCACGCGTCCGGCTCGTCCATGCCATGGGAAGCGCCGCTGCAATCGATCCTGCAATCGATCGAAGGCCCTGTCGCCAAGATCATCGCGGTCATCATCATCATCGTCACCGGCCTGACGTTAGCCTTCGGCGACAGTTCGGGCGGCGCCCGCAAGCTGATCCAGATCGTCTTCGGCCTCTCGATCGCCTTCGCGGCCAGCTCGTTCTTCCTCAGTTTCTTCTCCTTCGGCGGCGGGGCGCTGGTTTGA
- the trbB gene encoding P-type conjugative transfer ATPase TrbB → MAESFQTSQATTRGARMLRTALGPAIARFLEDPSIVEVMLNPDGRLWIDRLSEGLSDTGERLSPADGERIVRLVAHHVGAEVHSGAPRVSAELPETGERFEGLLPPVVAAPSFAIRKPAVAVFTLDDYVAAGIMTSDQAEALRVAVIDRKNILVAGGTSTGKTTLTNALLAEVAKTSDRVVLIEDTRELQCAAPNLVALRTKDGVASLSDLVRSSLRLRPDRIPIGEVRGPEALDLLKAWGTGHPGGIGTIHASTGIGALRRLEQLIQEAVVTVPRALIAETIDLIAVLSGRGSKRRLSELVHVEGLGPDGDYRVVPSTPNLTGEPT, encoded by the coding sequence ATGGCGGAATCTTTTCAGACATCACAGGCGACGACGCGGGGCGCGCGCATGCTGCGCACCGCCCTTGGCCCCGCCATCGCCCGGTTTCTTGAAGACCCGTCGATCGTCGAGGTGATGCTCAATCCTGATGGCCGGCTCTGGATCGACCGGCTCTCCGAAGGCCTGTCCGATACGGGCGAGCGGCTGTCGCCAGCGGACGGCGAACGGATTGTGCGTCTGGTCGCGCACCATGTCGGCGCCGAGGTCCATTCCGGTGCTCCGCGTGTCTCGGCGGAACTTCCCGAGACGGGGGAACGGTTCGAGGGGCTTCTCCCTCCCGTCGTCGCGGCGCCGAGCTTTGCCATCCGCAAACCCGCAGTCGCAGTCTTCACCCTCGACGATTATGTCGCTGCTGGGATCATGACAAGCGATCAGGCGGAGGCCCTGCGCGTCGCAGTCATCGACCGCAAGAACATCCTCGTCGCCGGTGGCACCTCCACCGGAAAAACCACGCTCACCAATGCGCTGCTCGCCGAGGTCGCCAAGACCTCCGACCGCGTGGTGCTGATCGAAGATACCCGCGAGCTTCAGTGCGCCGCGCCGAACCTCGTGGCGCTGCGCACCAAGGACGGCGTGGCGTCGCTCTCAGATCTGGTTCGCTCGTCGCTGCGCCTGCGGCCCGACCGCATCCCCATCGGCGAGGTGCGTGGCCCGGAAGCCCTCGATCTCCTCAAAGCCTGGGGCACCGGCCATCCCGGCGGCATCGGAACCATCCACGCCAGCACCGGTATCGGCGCGCTTCGCCGTCTCGAGCAGCTCATTCAGGAAGCCGTCGTCACGGTCCCGCGCGCGCTGATCGCCGAGACCATCGATCTCATCGCCGTGCTGTCGGGCCGCGGATCGAAGCGCCGCCTCTCCGAACTCGTCCACGTCGAGGGCCTCGGTCCCGACGGCGACTACCGCGTCGTGCCATCAACCCCCAACCTCACAGGAGAACCAACATGA
- a CDS encoding ABC transporter permease has translation MFQDLVAIQREIYLAFADRIGDFAKTGDWTLLAAYLPMGILFGAVHALTPGHSKAVLATYLTGSTASIPRGLAVSLILSFVHVGMSVLIALLSLPLVSVALGSVGRAPMLEDLSRGLLGVIGIWMLWQAVRGTGHAHGQGMAAGFAAGLIPCPLTLFVMTFAISRGMPEAGIAFAAVMMIGVALVLSTVALATVLFRQQLLGLLASRPRTVDAFTRAIQIVAGLVLVAVALNAIRN, from the coding sequence CTGTTCCAGGACCTCGTCGCCATCCAGCGCGAGATCTACCTCGCCTTTGCCGATCGCATCGGCGACTTCGCGAAGACCGGGGACTGGACATTGCTCGCAGCCTACCTGCCGATGGGAATCCTGTTCGGCGCGGTGCATGCGCTGACCCCGGGTCACAGCAAGGCGGTGCTCGCCACATATCTGACGGGATCGACCGCGAGCATACCGCGCGGGCTGGCCGTATCGCTCATATTGTCGTTCGTCCATGTCGGGATGTCCGTCCTGATCGCGCTGCTTTCGCTGCCGCTCGTATCGGTGGCGCTCGGCAGCGTCGGCCGCGCTCCGATGCTCGAAGACCTGAGTCGGGGACTGTTGGGCGTGATCGGCATCTGGATGCTTTGGCAAGCCGTCCGGGGAACCGGACACGCCCATGGCCAGGGGATGGCTGCAGGGTTCGCCGCCGGCCTCATCCCTTGCCCGTTGACCCTCTTCGTCATGACCTTCGCCATCTCGCGCGGAATGCCGGAAGCGGGCATAGCCTTCGCCGCCGTCATGATGATCGGCGTCGCGCTGGTCCTTTCGACCGTGGCACTGGCGACCGTGCTGTTCAGACAGCAACTCCTGGGCCTCCTGGCAAGCAGGCCGCGCACCGTGGATGCCTTCACGCGCGCGATCCAGATCGTCGCCGGGCTGGTCCTGGTCGCGGTCGCCTTGAACGCTATCCGCAACTGA
- a CDS encoding YqaA family protein — protein MDDVAILGGLFAIAFVAATILPAQSEAALVGLLVAGTHSPVVLVTVASLGNVLGAVVNWALGRGVERFRDRKWFPVSNFSLDRATRWYRKWGRWSLLLSWAPIGGDALTVAAGVLREPLWSFVVLVMIAKTARYIVLAVATLGVIA, from the coding sequence ATGGATGACGTCGCTATTCTCGGTGGTCTGTTCGCGATCGCCTTTGTTGCCGCGACGATCCTTCCAGCCCAGTCGGAAGCAGCTCTGGTCGGCCTTCTCGTCGCAGGGACGCATTCACCCGTCGTGCTTGTCACTGTCGCCAGCCTCGGCAACGTTCTTGGTGCGGTCGTCAACTGGGCGCTCGGGCGCGGCGTCGAACGATTTCGCGACCGGAAGTGGTTCCCGGTGAGTAATTTCTCACTCGACCGGGCGACGCGGTGGTATCGGAAGTGGGGACGCTGGAGCTTGCTGCTTTCGTGGGCGCCTATTGGCGGGGACGCGCTGACAGTCGCCGCAGGAGTCCTCCGAGAGCCGCTCTGGAGCTTCGTCGTCCTCGTCATGATCGCCAAGACGGCGCGCTACATCGTGCTTGCGGTCGCCACGCTGGGCGTCATCGCATGA